The segment AACGTCCGTCCGGCACGCCGTCCGTCATGGACAGCTCGGGGTGGTGCGCGTCGTCCCACGGCACGAACCCGTGGCTGGTCTCCAGCATGGCGCGCGTCTCCTCCGCGTAGCCCCACCCGTTCTCGGGGAACTGGCTGAAGACGGGCACCGTCTTGAGCAGACGCCCGGACGGCAGGCCCATCACCGTGAGGTTGCCGCTGAAGCCCCCCGACATGAAGGCATAGAACTCGTCGTACTCGCCCGGCGCGACGTAGACGGCCCGCGCCGCGTCCGACATGTCGCCCGCTCCCAGCGCGGTGCCGGAGCCACCGGCCGAGCAGGCGTAGGCGCCCACCGAACCCAGCGTCATGACGACGCCGGCGAGGGCCAGGGTGCTGCGTGAGCGGATCATCGAGAGGTCTCCTTGTGCGTGTTGGCTCGTGGGGGACGGGTTCAGAGCCCGCCCGCGCCGTTCGAGGCCGGGGTGGGGGAAGCCAGGGTGTCCATCTGCACGGTGCGCAGGTACTCGAGGATGGCCCGCGCCTCCGCGGGGTCGGTCACCTGCACCGGCATGGGTGTGTAGAACTGCGCCAGGAGCTCGCGCACCTGGGGATGGCGTTGCACCATCTCGTTGGCGTTGAGGATCATGTTCATGACGTATTCGGGGCGACGCCGTGCGAGCACGGTCCCGAGGCGCGGGCCGACGTAGCGGTCCTCGATCTTGTGGCAGGCGGAGCACTTCGTGACGAAGGCTCCCTCACCCGTCGCCGCGAGCGCCGCATCCACGTCGTCCAGGGTCAGATCGCGGATGGGACCGAGGCCCTGGTCCAGCTCCACCTGCGAGAGCGCACCGGCGTCGGAGGCGGACGTCACCTCGGCGGCGCTGTCGGCGGGGGCGGCGTCCGCCGCGGGCTCGGCCCCGCAGGCCGCCAGCAGCAGCGCGGCCGCCAGGCGGAGGATGGAGGGGCTGCGACGGCGCAGCCGACGGAAGTGGATCGGGACGTTCATCGTGGGTTCCGGTCGGTGGTGGAGTCCGGGGTCCGACCGAGGAGGTCGGCCACCGTGGTGTGGGTGAGGGGTCCGAGGCGGGCCGCGGTCAGCGCCGTCCAGCGGGTGTGCGCCGCGCAGGGGTTCCGGGGATCGCAGGCCCCGCCCAGCAGGCAGCGCCCCTGGGTGCCCAGCTCCTGGAACGGCGCGAGCACACGCGCCACGGGGATCGCCGTGGCCGGGAGGGCCAGGCGGAAGCCGCCCCCCGCGCCGCGGGAGGACGTCAACAGGCCTTCCTGGCGGAGCCGGTGGAGGGTCTTGGCGAGGTAGTTGGAGGGGATCCCCAGCTCCTCCGCCATCGACGCCGCGGGGAGCGGACCGTGGCCGTTCCGTTGCGCCAGCAGCAGGACCGCCTGCAGCGCGTACATCCCGGTCCGTGAGAGCATGGCCCCTCCCTTGTCGCCGGTGGGCCCCCGTGGTCCACCATTTCGGTTAATCGGATGATAAAATCCGATTTAAGCCGCCTCTGTCGGGAGGGGCGCGCGGCGGGTGTACGGAAAAATCGGACAGACAGATCCGAATAGAAGCGCGTCCCGACGGAAGAGGAGGCCCCGGGGACCGGTCCGCACGAGGGCGCGGACGGCGGGTCGTCCACCGCCACCGCCGGGCGGCGGTGGCGGCGCTAGCGCTCGGTTCCGGAAGGCTGAGGGTGGGCAGGCGCCTCGGGGACGAGCGTCTTCCGCAGACAGACGATGTGCTCGACCTCCTGGAATCCACGGTCCCGGTGGAAGCCGAGGCTGGCCGCGTTGTCGGGTGTGCAGTCCGACGCCATCTCGACGAGGCCGCGGGAACGCGCCCACGCCTCGGCCGCCTCCAGGAGGCGGGCGGCCACGCCGTGGCGCCGCACGTCGGGCTCGGTCCAGATCCCTTCCACGTATCCCACCGGGGTGCTGAGGCAGCCTTCCGCGTAGCTGCGGGTGCCGGCCTCACAGAATCCGACGAGTGCGCCCCGCGCGTCCTCGGCGACGAGGCAGATCCCGTCCGGCCGGTCGCGGAACCAGGCGTCGATCTCCGCGCGCTCCGGCGCAGGCTCGCCGTACAGCGCACAGCGCATGCGATGCCACGGCTCCGCGTCTCCGGGGCGCACCGGTCGGATCGTCAGCTCCACGGCGTCCCCACTACTTCCGTCGCGGGCGGCGGATCATCTCGTAGCTCCCCTCGATGAGCGCCTCGAGGTGCGGCCAGTCGATGGGTGCGTCCACGCGCAACGACACCCATCCATGCTGGCCCACGAAGGGGCTCGAGAAGAAGCGGGGGTCCTGGAGCAGGACGCCCTGCATCGGCAGCCCGACCTTCATGGAGATCGAGTCGCCCCCTCCCATGTCCCCGGTGCCGCAGAAGATCTTGTTGCGCACCCTGAACTGGACGTGGCCCCACGTGTCGGTCTCGTGCGCGTCTGGAAGGGCCAGACAGAACGCCCGCAGCCGCTTCAGGATGTGCCCGTCCATTCGCTCGCGAGCTCCACCACGCGCTCCACGTCGGCGTGGTCGTTGTAACCATGGAGAGAGAAGCGCAGCACGCCCTTGCGCACCGAGAAATGCACGTCCCGCGCGCTCAGGTGGTCGTAGAGCGCCTGCATGCGCGGGTCGTCCACCGTGTCGTGGCGGCCTCCCCCGCTGACGCCGACCGCCACGATGTGGCCCAGGTCCGGTTCGGGCGCCCCGCCCACGACCGGGAGGTCCAGGTCCAGCAACCCGACGGCGAGCGCGCGCGCCAGGTCGCGCACGTGCGCCTCGATGGTGCGGGTCCCGATCTCCTCCAGCAGCGCGAGCGCCGCCTCGGCCGCGATGACGCCCAGGTAGTTGTAGTTGCCCACGTCGAAGCGCCGGGCTCCGCGCGCATACCGGAAGTCCTGGTCCACCAGCTCCGTCTCGTGCGCGTCCTCCGGGAGGTCCACGCCGAAGCGCGCCAGCGCCGCGGGAGCGAGCCGTTCGGCCGCCTCGGCGCGGCAGTAGAGGAAGCCCATGCCGTAGCAGGCCATCAGCCCCTTCTGGGTGGCCACCGCGAGCGCGTCGACGCCCAGGTCGCGGACGTCCGTGTGCAGGATCCCGACGGACTGGGCCGCGTCCACCAGCAGGAAGACTCCGCGCTCGCGGCAGACCGCGGAGAGGGCCCGGACGTCCGTGACGAACCCGGGCGAGAACGAGACCGTGGGGACGGTGAGCAGGCGGGTGCGGGCGTCGATGCGCGCGAGCATGTCCTCGACCGGGATGCGCCCCCCGACGGGCGCGACCGTGCGGACCTCGACGCCGTGACGGTGCCGGACGTTGTACCAGGGGAAGACGTTGGCGGGATGCTCCAGCTCGGGGCAGAGCACCACGTTGTCTCCCGGCTGCCAGTCGACGGCGCCCGCGATCATGTTGATGCCGTCCGAGACGTTCTTGGCGAACGCCACCTCGTCCGGGCTGTCCGCGCCGATCAGGCGCGCGAAGCGCGCGCGTGTGCTCTCCGTGCGCTCGAAGAGCCCCTGTTTGTCCCAGGCGTAGCCCATGCGCACGTCCAGGTACCCGTCGATGGCGGCGCGCACCGGTGCGGCCATGAGGCCGCGCTGGGCCACGTTCATGAACGTGCCGTGGCCGAGGGCGGGGAAGAGGCCACGGAAGGCCGTGGGATCCAGGGTCATCGCTTCTCCTCGGAGTGGGCGACGATGGCCGTGCCGACCATGTCGCCCATCACGTTGATGGTGGTGCTGCCCATGTCGATCAGACGATAGATGCCGCCCACGATGGCCGCGATCTCCGGCGGGAGCTGGAATGCCTGCACGAAGATCAGCGCGACCACCAGGCCGCCGCCCGGGATGCCGCCGGATCCTTCGGACAGCAGGAGGCCGATCAGCACGATCGTGACCTGGGTGGCCAGATCGAACTCGAGACCGACCGCCTGGGCCGTGAAGAGCAATACGACCGACAGCATGATGGACGTGCCGTCCTTGTTGATCTGCGCGCCCAACGGCAGGGTGAAGCCGTAGACGCGCTCGGGCAGCTTGAGCCGGGTGCCGGCCAGGTCCATCGCCACGGCCAGGCTGGCGAGCGAGCTGCAGGTGGCCGCGGTCGTGGCCCAGAGCGGACCCGTCTCCCTCAGGAAGGGCCAGGGGCGTCGCGGCGTCAGGAGGCGTAGCAGCGTCAGGTAGACGAACACCATCACGAGCTGTGCGCCCCATACGGCCAACAGGAAGCGCGCGAGCGGACCGAAGATCTGGGCGCCGTACTGTCCGAGCGTGGCGGCGGCCAGCGCCCCGATCCCCAGCGGGGCGGTCCACATCAGGACGTCCACCAGCATCCGCAGGAGCCGCGCCACGACGTCGAAGCCCTCGCGCAGCCGGTCGCGCGGAGCCTCGGGGAGCTTGACGGTCGCGATCCCCAGCAGCACGGCGAAGACCACGATCTGCGAGACCTGCCCGTCCGCGAACGCGCGGAAGATGTTCTCGGGGATCAGGTCGAGCAGCACGTCGATCACCCGCGGAGGCACCCCGACCGTAGGGGAGGTCTCCGCGGTCAGCCGCATGCCGTCCCCCGGCCGGAGGAGGTGGGCCGCGGCGAGTCCGAGCGTGAGGGCGAGGGTGGTGGTGAGCAGGTAGTACGACACGATCTTGCCCGCGAGCCGCCCCAGCGTGCGCAGATCGGTGAGACTCGTGATCCCCGCCAACAGATTGAAGAACACCAGCGGGATCGCCGCCATGATGAGCAGGCGGATGAACGCGTCCCCGAGGGGCTGGACCACGGTGGCGCGTTCGCCCAGGAGCAGCCCGGCCGCGGCCCCCAGGGCCATGAACACCAGGATGCGCGCGCCCAGGGAGAGCGCGCGCCACCGCTCGATCAACGCGGCCGTCTCCCTGCCAGCGGAGCCCTCACGCGGTGCGGCCTCCCTCCAGCGACGCGAGCGCGCGCTCCAGGAGGATCCGGTAGTAGGTGCGGAAGTTGGCGCGCGTGAGCGGAATGAAGTCGTCCACCGGCGCCGCTTCGCCCTCCAGGATCCGTCCGTTGGGACGCAACGTGTGCCCGATGTCGTACATGAAGCGCACGAGCGGTCGTCCACTTCCCGGCAACGTCAGCACCTCCTCCCATTCCCACGTGTTGCTGTAGCCGCCGGCCGGCATCCCCAGCGTATGGCCCAGGCCGTTGTCGATCACCTGGGCCGCGAACTGGTCCAGG is part of the Gemmatimonadota bacterium genome and harbors:
- a CDS encoding cytochrome c, translating into MNVPIHFRRLRRRSPSILRLAAALLLAACGAEPAADAAPADSAAEVTSASDAGALSQVELDQGLGPIRDLTLDDVDAALAATGEGAFVTKCSACHKIEDRYVGPRLGTVLARRRPEYVMNMILNANEMVQRHPQVRELLAQFYTPMPVQVTDPAEARAILEYLRTVQMDTLASPTPASNGAGGL
- a CDS encoding Rrf2 family transcriptional regulator, translating into MLSRTGMYALQAVLLLAQRNGHGPLPAASMAEELGIPSNYLAKTLHRLRQEGLLTSSRGAGGGFRLALPATAIPVARVLAPFQELGTQGRCLLGGACDPRNPCAAHTRWTALTAARLGPLTHTTVADLLGRTPDSTTDRNPR
- a CDS encoding GNAT family N-acetyltransferase encodes the protein MELTIRPVRPGDAEPWHRMRCALYGEPAPERAEIDAWFRDRPDGICLVAEDARGALVGFCEAGTRSYAEGCLSTPVGYVEGIWTEPDVRRHGVAARLLEAAEAWARSRGLVEMASDCTPDNAASLGFHRDRGFQEVEHIVCLRKTLVPEAPAHPQPSGTER
- a CDS encoding MmcQ/YjbR family DNA-binding protein, with translation MDGHILKRLRAFCLALPDAHETDTWGHVQFRVRNKIFCGTGDMGGGDSISMKVGLPMQGVLLQDPRFFSSPFVGQHGWVSLRVDAPIDWPHLEALIEGSYEMIRRPRRK
- a CDS encoding aminotransferase class V-fold PLP-dependent enzyme, with the translated sequence MTLDPTAFRGLFPALGHGTFMNVAQRGLMAAPVRAAIDGYLDVRMGYAWDKQGLFERTESTRARFARLIGADSPDEVAFAKNVSDGINMIAGAVDWQPGDNVVLCPELEHPANVFPWYNVRHRHGVEVRTVAPVGGRIPVEDMLARIDARTRLLTVPTVSFSPGFVTDVRALSAVCRERGVFLLVDAAQSVGILHTDVRDLGVDALAVATQKGLMACYGMGFLYCRAEAAERLAPAALARFGVDLPEDAHETELVDQDFRYARGARRFDVGNYNYLGVIAAEAALALLEEIGTRTIEAHVRDLARALAVGLLDLDLPVVGGAPEPDLGHIVAVGVSGGGRHDTVDDPRMQALYDHLSARDVHFSVRKGVLRFSLHGYNDHADVERVVELASEWTGTS
- a CDS encoding dicarboxylate/amino acid:cation symporter; its protein translation is MIERWRALSLGARILVFMALGAAAGLLLGERATVVQPLGDAFIRLLIMAAIPLVFFNLLAGITSLTDLRTLGRLAGKIVSYYLLTTTLALTLGLAAAHLLRPGDGMRLTAETSPTVGVPPRVIDVLLDLIPENIFRAFADGQVSQIVVFAVLLGIATVKLPEAPRDRLREGFDVVARLLRMLVDVLMWTAPLGIGALAAATLGQYGAQIFGPLARFLLAVWGAQLVMVFVYLTLLRLLTPRRPWPFLRETGPLWATTAATCSSLASLAVAMDLAGTRLKLPERVYGFTLPLGAQINKDGTSIMLSVVLLFTAQAVGLEFDLATQVTIVLIGLLLSEGSGGIPGGGLVVALIFVQAFQLPPEIAAIVGGIYRLIDMGSTTINVMGDMVGTAIVAHSEEKR